The segment GATTATATTTTCTTCTATCATAAATGATTTATCTCAATTAATATGTTTGTATACAGTTATAGAATATACTTATGGTATCATAACATATTACGGTATAAATTGTCAATAATGAATAGGGCATGATGAATCGATATATTTATTTATAAAATATACAAGTTATATTTTTGATATTTTAATAGTTAGTCATTATAATATAAAATATTCTTTATGGGAAAAAATAATAATGACATTAAAAGACTTGTTTCCAACCATTGAATTTTCTACAGATATTACTATTCAAAACATTCAAAATGATTCCAGACATGCTAATAAAGATACTTTGTTTGTAGCTTTTACTGGTTTTGAAATAGATGTGCATGATTTTATAGATGATGCATATCAACATAGTTGTCGTTATTTTTTGGTTGCTCAGAATAGACTTATTGCTTTACAAGATTCTTATAGGGATGCCTTATTTATCCCTAGTATAAATCTCAAAGAAGATATGTCGCAAGTGATCTTAAAATTTTATAATTATCCTGACAAAGAATTGGTGTTGATTGGTGTAACAGGTACTAATGGTAAAACTACCACAGCTACGTTGATCAATCAAAGCTTGCAATTGATGGGTGCAAAAACAGCTTGTTTTGGTACTGTGGAATGGGTTGTTGGAGATATTGTTTATCCAGCACCAAACACAACTCCAGATTTTTTGACATTGATCAAATTATTACGCCAAGCAATAGATCAAAAGGTAACTCATGTTATTATGGAGGTTGCTTCTCATGCTTTGGATTTGGGACGTGTGGAAAACTTGAATTTTGATTGTGCTTTGTTCACAAATTTGACTCAAGATCATTTGGATTATCATGGGACTTTTGAAAAGTATTATCGTGTTAAATCTCAATTATTTTTAAAATTGTTGGCTCAATCTTGTAAAAAAAACAAAAAATCATTTGTTAATGCAGATGATTTGTATGGACAACGCTTGTTAAAAGAACTAGGAGAAAGAGGTGTTCCAACAACTTCCTTATCTATAGAAGGACAAGGGGTTTGGAATGCTACTAATATCAATCTTACTATCAATAACACTGAATTTACACTAAGTAATGGGGAGATATCTATTGCTGTGAATAGCAATCTTCTAGGCATGATAAATGTTCAAAATATTATGATGGCTTTTGTCTTATTACGGCATCTTGGTTATTCGGATGATAATATTTTGTCTCATATACCTAATATAACAATTCTTGGTCGTTTGCAAAAAGTGAATTCTCCAAAAGGGGTTGTTTTTCTTATTGATTATGCACATACGCCAGATGCCTTGGAAAAAGTGATTTCTGTTGTTAATGATACTTTATCTTCTGGTAA is part of the Spirochaetota bacterium genome and harbors:
- a CDS encoding UDP-N-acetylmuramoyl-L-alanyl-D-glutamate--2,6-diaminopimelate ligase, whose translation is MTLKDLFPTIEFSTDITIQNIQNDSRHANKDTLFVAFTGFEIDVHDFIDDAYQHSCRYFLVAQNRLIALQDSYRDALFIPSINLKEDMSQVILKFYNYPDKELVLIGVTGTNGKTTTATLINQSLQLMGAKTACFGTVEWVVGDIVYPAPNTTPDFLTLIKLLRQAIDQKVTHVIMEVASHALDLGRVENLNFDCALFTNLTQDHLDYHGTFEKYYRVKSQLFLKLLAQSCKKNKKSFVNADDLYGQRLLKELGERGVPTTSLSIEGQGVWNATNINLTINNTEFTLSNGEISIAVNSNLLGMINVQNIMMAFVLLRHLGYSDDNILSHIPNITILGRLQKVNSPKGVVFLIDYAHTPDALEKVISVVNDTLSSGKKSIVVFGAGGDRDTCKRPLMAQATKNAHIKIVTSDNPRTEDPMLIIQDIMRGFDSMTNIYQEIDRVQAIRLAYQKADRGDVVLVAGKGHENYQIIGKSKIHFSDIEEIQKLL